The following are encoded in a window of Nibricoccus aquaticus genomic DNA:
- a CDS encoding response regulator, producing the protein MKILAVEDDPVARKVLVQALRRLGYEDVTEVRDGMEALAQLEKEPARVIVSDWIMPGIDGLELCRQVRARLKSDYVYFILLTSREADIENQREAIEAGVDDFLVKPLDLQELWMRLRVAERILRYATQVQQLEAFLPICSYCKKVRDDQNYWQQIEGYINARTGSEFSHSVCPDCYQRLIVPELEELKRKAVKPAVERQ; encoded by the coding sequence TTGAAAATCCTGGCTGTTGAAGACGATCCGGTGGCGCGAAAAGTCCTGGTGCAGGCGCTGCGGCGTCTGGGCTACGAGGATGTGACAGAGGTCCGTGATGGGATGGAGGCGCTGGCGCAGCTGGAGAAGGAGCCGGCGCGGGTGATCGTGAGTGACTGGATCATGCCGGGGATCGATGGGCTGGAGTTGTGCCGGCAGGTGCGGGCGCGGTTGAAGAGCGATTATGTTTATTTCATCCTGCTGACGAGCCGCGAGGCGGACATCGAGAATCAGCGGGAGGCGATCGAAGCGGGGGTGGATGATTTTCTGGTGAAGCCGCTCGATCTGCAGGAGTTGTGGATGCGGTTGCGGGTGGCGGAGCGTATCCTGAGGTATGCGACGCAGGTGCAGCAGCTGGAGGCGTTTTTGCCGATCTGTTCGTACTGCAAGAAGGTGAGGGACGATCAAAATTACTGGCAGCAGATCGAAGGGTATATCAACGCGCGGACGGGGTCGGAGTTCAGCCACTCGGTGTGTCCGGATTGTTATCAGCGGTTGATCGTGCCGGAGCTGGAGGAGTTAAAGAGGAAGGCGGTGAAACCGGCGGTGGAGCGGCAATAG
- a CDS encoding response regulator has protein sequence MAHILIIDDDPGVRGVLKAMLERAGYDVAAGGGGVEGLKLAHARRPDLVLLDIEMPGMNGFDVCSLIKTDTALASVPVVIMTGRPIAGVPARAQAVGAVDLLAKPFERDSLLRKVGAYLAGGVAGR, from the coding sequence ATGGCGCACATTTTGATCATTGATGATGACCCGGGTGTGCGGGGTGTTTTGAAGGCGATGCTGGAGCGCGCCGGGTATGATGTGGCGGCGGGTGGCGGGGGCGTGGAGGGGTTGAAGCTGGCTCATGCGAGGCGGCCGGATCTGGTGCTGCTGGATATCGAGATGCCGGGGATGAATGGTTTCGATGTGTGCAGTCTGATAAAAACGGATACGGCGCTGGCGTCGGTACCGGTGGTGATCATGACGGGGCGGCCGATCGCGGGGGTGCCGGCGCGGGCGCAGGCGGTGGGGGCGGTGGATCTGCTGGCGAAGCCGTTTGAGCGGGACAGTTTGTTGAGGAAGGTCGGCGCGTATCTGGCGGGTGGGGTGGCGGGGCGGTGA
- a CDS encoding helix-turn-helix domain-containing protein, with amino-acid sequence MNYTQLFRTLREAKALTHDGLAKLSACHRNTVINVESGRPVKFKTIAELMLKMGYDSGSSEMKSVALLWLESISGINLTHEESTSEARDRIDKYRATEREAAQLLVEAVTSNHLTVDQIRTLLFAAGRPEIISILENIRHVVTTAEIAPVVNTAAPMPIAQNG; translated from the coding sequence ATGAATTACACGCAGCTTTTTCGCACATTGAGGGAGGCAAAAGCGCTCACTCATGACGGTCTCGCCAAACTATCCGCCTGTCATCGCAACACCGTGATCAACGTCGAAAGCGGACGTCCGGTGAAATTCAAAACCATCGCCGAGCTCATGCTCAAGATGGGCTACGATTCCGGCTCCTCCGAGATGAAGAGCGTCGCCCTTCTCTGGCTCGAATCGATCAGCGGTATCAACCTCACGCACGAAGAGAGCACCTCCGAAGCGCGTGATCGCATCGACAAATACCGCGCCACCGAACGCGAAGCCGCCCAGCTCCTCGTCGAGGCCGTCACCTCCAACCACCTCACCGTCGATCAGATCCGCACCCTCCTCTTCGCCGCCGGCCGCCCCGAGATCATCTCCATTCTCGAAAACATCCGCCACGTCGTCACGACCGCAGAGATCGCGCCCGTCGTGAACACCGCCGCCCCGATGCCCATCGCCCAAAACGGCTGA
- a CDS encoding thioredoxin domain-containing protein: protein MANALAHEKSPYLLQHADNPVNWLPWGEAAFAKARAEQKPVFLSIGYSTCHWCHVMAHESFENAESAALLNESFVSIKVDREERPDVDRVYMHYVQAMTGHGGWPMSVWLTPELKPFFGGTYFPPEDRQGRAGFPAVLRAIAKGWRDEREKLVAESARVIELLKTRVSGEVEGAEKNAAADAGAAIDLTESGGEAFEKCFQYFFETFDAEKGGFGGAPKFPRASNLSFLFRVAAIQGPQSEAGVAAVKMATTTLRKMAEGGIRDHVGGGFHRYSVDDAWFVPHFEKMLYDQAQIAINYLDARVTTGQEIHAWVARDIFEYVKRELTSPLGGFYSAEDADSAPSGHAGGAKAHGVEGAFYVWTKEEIDAVCGPGSLLVCAHFGVIGSGNVPAQSDPHGDFGGKNVLMQRQALAATAQLCGLDVQTASDRLVTALGRLRDARAGRARPHLDDKIVTAWNGLMISALAKGAQVLGEREYAESAVKAAEFLRRELFDAERGVLYRSFRDGRGTTEGFAEDYAFLVQGLIDLYEATFEVRWLQWAEQLQGTMDALFWDEERGGYFNSAAGDANLVLRLKDDYDGAEPTAGSVAAMNLLRLAVVAKDGDAVRARGVRVIESLRGQWTQAPHALPQLLCAVELALEPARQVVIAGDPKSAEFRALSAVLHERAGARRSLLAANGGEGQRWLAERAPWMAEMKAEGRKATAYVCEHFTCRPPVTSVAELRSVLAAG, encoded by the coding sequence ATGGCCAACGCGCTCGCTCACGAAAAATCGCCTTATCTGCTCCAGCACGCTGACAATCCGGTGAACTGGCTTCCGTGGGGTGAGGCGGCGTTTGCGAAGGCGCGGGCGGAGCAGAAGCCGGTGTTTTTGAGCATCGGTTACTCGACGTGCCATTGGTGTCATGTGATGGCGCATGAGTCGTTCGAGAACGCAGAGAGCGCGGCGCTGCTGAATGAGAGTTTCGTGTCGATCAAAGTGGATCGGGAGGAGCGGCCGGATGTGGATCGCGTGTACATGCACTACGTGCAGGCGATGACGGGGCATGGCGGGTGGCCGATGAGCGTGTGGCTGACGCCGGAGCTGAAACCGTTTTTTGGCGGGACTTATTTTCCGCCGGAGGATCGGCAGGGGCGCGCGGGTTTTCCGGCGGTGTTGCGGGCGATCGCGAAGGGCTGGCGGGATGAGCGCGAGAAGCTGGTGGCGGAGAGTGCGCGGGTAATCGAGCTGCTCAAGACGCGCGTGAGCGGAGAGGTAGAAGGTGCGGAGAAGAACGCGGCTGCGGATGCTGGTGCGGCGATAGATTTGACGGAGTCGGGTGGGGAAGCGTTCGAGAAGTGTTTCCAGTATTTTTTTGAGACGTTCGATGCGGAGAAAGGTGGATTTGGGGGCGCGCCGAAGTTTCCGCGGGCGTCGAATTTGAGTTTTCTTTTTCGCGTGGCGGCGATTCAGGGGCCGCAGTCAGAGGCGGGCGTGGCGGCGGTGAAGATGGCGACGACGACTCTGCGCAAAATGGCTGAAGGCGGGATTCGCGATCATGTGGGCGGCGGGTTTCACCGGTACTCGGTGGATGACGCGTGGTTCGTGCCGCATTTTGAGAAGATGCTCTACGATCAGGCGCAGATCGCGATCAACTACCTCGATGCGCGCGTGACGACGGGGCAGGAAATCCACGCGTGGGTGGCACGGGATATTTTTGAATACGTGAAGCGCGAGCTGACGAGTCCGCTGGGTGGATTTTATTCGGCAGAAGATGCAGATAGCGCGCCGAGCGGACACGCGGGTGGCGCGAAGGCGCATGGGGTGGAGGGCGCATTTTATGTTTGGACGAAGGAGGAGATCGACGCGGTGTGCGGGCCGGGATCGTTGCTCGTGTGTGCGCACTTTGGCGTGATCGGGAGCGGGAACGTGCCGGCGCAGTCAGATCCGCACGGGGATTTTGGCGGGAAGAATGTGTTGATGCAGCGGCAGGCGCTGGCGGCGACGGCGCAGTTGTGCGGGCTGGATGTGCAGACGGCGAGTGACCGGCTCGTGACGGCGCTCGGGCGGTTGCGCGATGCGAGAGCGGGGCGGGCGCGTCCGCATCTGGACGACAAGATCGTGACGGCGTGGAACGGGCTGATGATTTCGGCGCTGGCGAAGGGCGCGCAGGTGCTCGGGGAACGCGAGTACGCGGAGAGCGCGGTGAAGGCGGCGGAGTTTTTGCGGCGCGAGTTGTTCGATGCGGAGCGCGGCGTGTTGTACCGGAGTTTTCGAGACGGGCGCGGGACCACGGAAGGGTTTGCGGAGGATTATGCGTTTCTCGTGCAGGGGCTGATCGATCTTTACGAGGCGACCTTTGAGGTGCGCTGGTTGCAGTGGGCGGAGCAGTTGCAGGGGACGATGGACGCGCTGTTTTGGGATGAGGAGCGCGGCGGGTATTTCAACTCTGCGGCGGGCGATGCGAATCTCGTGCTGCGGTTGAAGGACGATTACGACGGCGCGGAGCCGACGGCGGGGTCGGTGGCGGCGATGAATTTGTTGCGGCTGGCGGTGGTCGCGAAGGATGGCGACGCAGTGCGGGCGCGCGGGGTGAGAGTGATCGAGTCGTTGCGCGGGCAGTGGACCCAGGCGCCTCATGCGTTGCCGCAGTTGTTGTGCGCGGTGGAGCTGGCGCTGGAGCCGGCGCGGCAGGTGGTCATTGCGGGTGATCCGAAGTCGGCGGAGTTTCGCGCGCTGTCGGCGGTGCTACACGAGCGCGCGGGGGCGCGGCGTTCGTTGCTGGCGGCTAATGGTGGAGAGGGGCAGCGGTGGCTGGCGGAGCGGGCGCCGTGGATGGCGGAGATGAAAGCGGAGGGACGCAAAGCGACCGCGTATGTTTGTGAGCACTTCACGTGTCGGCCGCCGGTGACGAGCGTAGCGGAGTTGCGGTCGGTGCTGGCGGCGGGGTGA
- a CDS encoding bestrophin family protein has protein sequence MIVRPKPSTLRLFFILQGSILPTIAPRLLMIAALATAVAAVHHFHPGLFGDVPVAPFTLLGLSLSLFLGFRNNACYDRWWEARKLWGQLIFEMRSFARETAALLPPEEAATRQRLLYRAIGFAHVLSARLRGENVPAVLKPWISETEFAATATRPNPNNTLLETSTRELADCVRRRTLSEFLFPTIEARLTSFSFLQTACERILNTPLPFAYTLLLHRTALLFCVCLPFAVVGAFGWFTPLITALLAYAFFGLDALGDELEDPFGLTQNDLPLHAMARTIEIDLRDSLGEKDLPTQLQPVNFLLQ, from the coding sequence ATGATCGTCCGTCCAAAGCCCAGCACCCTCCGCCTCTTCTTCATCCTCCAAGGCTCGATCCTCCCCACGATCGCGCCGCGCCTGCTGATGATTGCCGCCCTCGCGACCGCCGTCGCCGCCGTGCACCACTTCCATCCCGGCCTCTTCGGTGATGTCCCCGTCGCTCCCTTCACGCTGCTCGGCCTCTCGCTCTCCCTCTTCCTCGGCTTCCGCAACAACGCCTGCTACGACCGCTGGTGGGAAGCCCGCAAACTCTGGGGCCAGCTCATCTTCGAGATGCGCTCCTTCGCCCGCGAAACCGCCGCCCTCCTCCCGCCCGAGGAAGCCGCCACCCGCCAGCGCCTGCTCTACCGCGCCATCGGTTTCGCCCACGTCCTCAGCGCCCGCCTCCGCGGCGAAAACGTCCCCGCCGTATTAAAACCTTGGATCTCCGAAACCGAGTTCGCCGCCACCGCCACCCGCCCCAACCCCAACAACACCCTCCTCGAAACCTCCACCCGCGAACTCGCCGACTGCGTCCGTCGCCGCACCCTCAGCGAATTTCTTTTCCCGACCATCGAAGCCCGCCTCACGTCCTTCTCCTTTCTCCAGACCGCCTGCGAACGCATCCTCAACACCCCGCTGCCCTTCGCCTACACGCTGCTCCTCCACCGCACCGCGCTGCTCTTCTGCGTCTGCCTCCCGTTCGCCGTCGTCGGCGCCTTCGGCTGGTTCACGCCGCTCATCACCGCGCTGCTCGCCTACGCCTTCTTCGGCCTCGACGCCCTCGGCGACGAACTCGAAGACCCCTTCGGCCTCACGCAAAACGACCTCCCGCTCCACGCCATGGCCCGCACCATCGAGATCGATCTCCGCGACTCCCTCGGCGAAAAGGATCTCCCCACCCAGCTCCAGCCCGTGAACTTCTTGCTCCAATAA